One genomic region from Xyrauchen texanus isolate HMW12.3.18 chromosome 16, RBS_HiC_50CHRs, whole genome shotgun sequence encodes:
- the LOC127656910 gene encoding spectrin beta chain, erythrocytic-like isoform X1: MSLTRNGHPLNIFLRCHRSLAFHSLVFGWHAVSGGLFISFPRISMATMTTDFDNSEITQQYSRINTRFELSDGELDNDNCSARLFERSRIKALADEREAVQKKTFTKWVNSILARVSCRITDLYLDLRDGRMLIKLLEVLSGESLPKPTKGRMRIHCLENVDKALQFLKEQRVHLENMGSHDIVDGNHRLILGLIWTIILRFQIQDIIVETGQADQTGRQETRSAKDALLLWCQMKTAGYPNVNITNFTTSWKDGMAFNALIHKHRPDLVDYGNLKRSNPTHNLQQAFNIADHNLGVTKLLDPEDVFTENPDEKSIITYVVAFYHYFSKMKALAVEGKRVGKVLDHAIETEKMIEKYETLSSDLLTWIEQTIIVLNNRKLANSLTGVQQQLQAFNSYRTVEKPPKFQEKGNLEVLLFTIQSRMRANNQKAYTPKEGALVADINRAWERLEKAEHDRERVLRDELIRQEKLEQMARRFDRKAAMRETWLLENQRLVSQDNFGYDLPAVEAAKKKHDAIETDIAAYEERVQALVALSKELEEERYHDAKRIDVRKDNILRLWDYLQELLKARRGRLEKNLTLQRIFQEMLHIISWMDEMKDRLLSPDYGKHLLEVEDLLQKHSLVEADIAVQAERVRSANAAALKFANGDSYKPCDPQIIRDRVQHLDLCYQELCALAAQRKAHLEQSRRLWNFFWETAELESWIREKEHIFSSLDYGKDLTNVLVLQSKHSVFEDELAARHDNLKQVMDEGENMIQAKLLGSPQVQQRMEDVRRQWQQLEELAAFRKQNLQDTHRFFQFQGDADDLKAWLVDAMRQMGSDDVGHDEYTTQHLLKRHRNLRDEAAKNGATIDALSKQANALPEELRNTPDIQRRLKDIRDMYIELLTLSDMRQKKLDDTMALYTIFSETDACEIWMGQKETWLIGLETPEKLEDLEVVQNRLSILAQEMGNMQARVDDVNKAAKQLEDSRHPQTKQVKDCQAHLNKRWEAFKAMVEDKKCKVDSALSLHNYGLDCDETESWIKDKTQVIESTQELGNDLAAVITIQRKLFGMERDLAAIQAKLDFLHGEAEKLVMDHPENASDILARQADLDTAWDTLKRTLKDREDSLGEVSKLQTFLQEMDDFQAWLFKTQKAIASEEMPDSLPEAEQFLSLNDALKDDMDGHEEDYHRVRDTGAAVIQDQEYDPQYQQLEQRLEGLDKGWDELHKMWDSRKNFLNQGLGFQQFMRDAKQAESILNNQEYTLAHVDMHDTLDGAEKALKKHEDFVTTMDANEEKILSTIETGQRLVDSGNLYSGRVKDKMDSIKDRHSKNVDKAKEVSGKLKDNRELQHFLQNTQDLTLWINEKMLTAQDTSYDEARNLHSKWQKHQAFMAELASNKDWLHNIDQEGQELMESKPECEPIVMDRLANLHELWDKLESTTQEKARLLFDANRSELFDQSLTDLKKWLADLQQHLHGDVDEEVKDLTSANILLKKHQMTDNQVRDRARELEKLQEAVQQHASLREDRPELEAEQQTLQREFQKLLTPLAQRRGKLEAAKAVHQFFRDLADEILWVNERLPMAMAEDHGNNLQSVQLLLKKNQSLQKEIDGHQPRIDEVLERGQRMVVAAEGSPEAESMSDEMRKLQNIWGKLQNEMAKRRARLNGSNEAQQYYNDADEAEAWIGEQELYMIADEKAKDEQSAMIMLKRHLLLKQTVDDYAQSIQQLSDRAQTMLAEDHPEGEAIIRRQGQVDKQYAGLKELAEDRKKKLDHIFHHFLLSREVEELEHWIAERDVVASSQEMGQDLDHVMILRDKFREFARETGTVGQECVDAVNRIIDELIEAGHSEAATMAEWKDGVNESWADLLELIDTRAQLLTTSYDLLKYFYDGKELVAHIHEKKNELPDDLGEDFSKAESFHRMHAAFERDISSLGKQVKQFQETATRLHAQYAGDQATAIKETEKEVVEAWKGLLDACEGRRKRLEDTADKFRFFTMVRDLMAWMESIIQQIETQEKPRDVSSVELLMKYHQGIRAEIETRGPMFNQCVELGCALLERKHKDSAEIKEKWMQLIEKRKEMMLKWDDRREWLRLLLEVCQFARDASVAEAWLIAQEPYVASRDLGETVDEVEKLLKRHEAFEKSTATWEERFSALERLTTLELLQIRKQQQDMQQYRQEGEKESRREDTGFVEDSSQLYTIEEQSLSGMEVIEPSSGRGDGTAGDSTVPLVSEIQESGSLELDPSTSIQVTRETEKAVTLPTESSQAQPVLLEGTLGRKHEMEGPNKKASNRSWNNLYCVLKPGQLSAYKDAKSFSHSVTYHGEEPLTLTDATCEVLTNYKKKKQVFKLRLGDGSEYLFQCKDEEELQNWTQAIEQAAQPVTEEPVAGPSGVKAQSLPPPSTSTTLEVPSTKKDKEKRFSLFTKKK; this comes from the exons ATGTCTCTGACAAGAAATGGGCATCCATTAAACATCTTTCTAAGAT GTCATCGGTCTCTGGCATTCCATAGTCTCGTCTTCGGGTGGCACGCTGTTTCTGGTGGTCTGTTTATCTCATTCCCACGGATCTCTATGGCGACAATGACTACAGACTTCGACAATTCTGAAATCACTCAGCAATACAGCCGCATCAACACCCGCTTTGAACTGTCTGATGGAGAGCTTGACAATGACAACTGCTCGGCCAGACTGTTTGAGCGCTCGCGCATTAAAGCACTCGCAG ACGAGCGAGAGGCTGTCCAGAAGAAGACCTTCACAAAATGGGTGAATTCCATATTAGCCAGAGTCAGCTGCCGAATCACAGACCTCTATCTGGACCTGCGGGATGGGAGAATGCTCATCAAACTACTGGAGGTTCTGTCAGGGGAGAGTCTG CCCAAGCCTACCAAGGGCCGAATGCGGATCCACTGTCTGGAGAATGTGGACAAAGCCCTGCAGTTTCTAAAGGAACAAAGAGTGCACTTGGAGAACATGGGATCACATGATATTGTAGATGGGAACCACCGACTTATCCTGGGCCTCATCTGGACCATTATCCTTCGCTTCCAG ATTCAAGACATTATAGTAGAGACAGGACAAGCTGACCAAACAGGCAGGCAGGAGACTCGCTCTGCCAAAGATGCACTTCTCCTGTGGTGTCAGATGAAGACTGCAGG GTACCCCAATGTAAACATCACCAACTTTACCACAAGCTGGAAGGACGGCATGGCTTTCAATGCTCTTATACACAAACATag GCCAGATCTGGTGGATTATGGCAATTTAAAGAGGTCCAACCCCACTCACAACCTTCAGCAGGCCTTTAACATAGCTGATCATAACCTAGGAGTCACCAAGCTCCTGGACCCAGAGG ATGTGTTCACTGAGAACCCAGATGAGAAGTCCATAATCACATACGTTGTTGCATTTTACCACTATTTCTCCAAAATGAAAGCTCTGGCAGTTGAAGGCAAACGAGTTGGGAAG GTACTGGACCATGCCATTGAAACAGAGAAGATGATTGAAAAGTATGAGACATTGTCATCAGATCTGTTAACATGGATTGAGCAGACCATCATTGTGCTGAACAACCGCAAGCTTGCTAACTCTCTTACAGGCGTCCAACAGCAACTGCAGGCTTTCAACTCATACCGCACTGTGGAGAAACCACCAAA GTTTCAGGAAAAGGGAAACTTAGAAGTACTATTGTTTACCATCCAGAGCAGGATGAGGGCCAACAATCAAAAGGCCTACACACCAAAAGAGGGTGCACTGGTGGCAGATATCAACAGG GCATGGGAGCGGCTTGAAAAGGCAGAGCACGACCGTGAACGGGTCCTGAGGGATGAACTCATCAGGCAGGAGAAGCTGGAGCAGATGGCTCGTCGCTTTGACAGGAAGGCCGCCATGAGAGAGACCTGGCTTTTAGAAAATCAAAGACTGGTTTCACAG GACAACTTTGGCTATGACTTGCCAGCAGTTGAGGCAGCTAAGAAGAAACATGATGCCATAGAGACAGATATTGCTGCCTATGAAGAACGTGTCCAAGCCCTGGTGGCCCTGTCTAAAGAACTGGAGGAAGAGAGATACCATGATGCAAAGCGCATTGATGTGAGAAAAGACAACATCCTGAGGCTATGGGACTACCTGCAGGAACTTCTGAAAGCTCGCAGAGGCCGTCTGGAAAAGAACCTCACCCTCCAAAGAATCTTCCAAGAAATGCTCCACATTATCAGCTGGATGGATGAGATGAAG GACCGGCTCTTGTCCCCAGACTATGGGAAGCATTTATTGGAAGTTGAGGACTTGTTGCAGAAACATTCATTGGTAGAGGCGGATATTGCAGTACAGGCAGAAAGAGTCCGATCAGCCAATGCTGCAGCTCTTAAATTTGCCAATGGTGACA GCTATAAACCATGTGACCCACAGATCATCCGTGATCGGGTACAGCATTTGGACCTGTGTTATCAAGAGTTGTGTGCTCTGGCAGCCCAGAGGAAAGCTCATCTTGAGCAGTCACGACGTCTCTGGAACTTTTTCTGGGAAACTGCAGAGCTGGAGAGCTGGATTCGGGAAAAGGAGCACATATTCTCTTCTCTTGATTATGGTAAGGACCTGACCAATGTGCTGGTGCTGCAGAGCAAGCACAGTGTCTTTGAGGACGAGCTTGCTGCCAGACATGATAATCTGAAGCAGGTGATGGACGAGGGAGAGAACATGATCCAGGCCAAGCTCTTGGGTTCTCCCCAAGTCCAACAGCGCATGGAAGACGTACGAAGACAGTGGCAGCAGTTGGAGGAGCTGGCAGCATTCCGAAAACAGAATCTGCAAGACACCCATCGCTTCTTCCAGTTTCAGGGTGATGCTGATGACCTTAAGGCCTGGTTGGTCGATGCTATGCGGCAGATGGGCAGTGATGATGTTGGGCATGATGAGTACACTACACAGCATCTGCTCAAGAGACATCGTAACCTAAGAGATGAGGCCGCTAAAAATGGAGCCACCATTGATGCTTTGTCTAAACAGGCCAATGCACTTCCTGAAGAACTTAGAAACACACCAGACATCCAGAGACGTCTGAAGGATATCCGGGACATGTATATTGAACTTCTGACCCTCTCAGACATGAGGCAGAAAAAGCTGGATGACACCATGGCACTTTACACTATCTTCAGTGAGACGGATGCTTGTGAGATCTGGATGGGCCAGAAGGAGACATGGCTGATTGGGCTGGAGACACCAGAGAAGTTGGAAGATCTGGAAGTTGTACAGAACAG GCTAAGCATTCTTGCTCAAGAGATGGGTAACATGCAGGCCCGGGTTGATGATGTCAATAAAGCAGCCAAGCAACTTGAGGACAGcagacatccacaaacaaaaCAAGTGAAAGACTGTCAAGCTCATCTCAATAAAAG ATGGGAAGCTTTTAAAGCAATGGTAGAGGATAAAAAGTGTAAAGTGGATTCAGCCCTCAGCCTACACAACTATGGTCTTGATTGTGATGAGACAGAGTCATGGATAAAAGACAAGACACAAGTTATCGAGTCTACGCAAGAGCTTGGCAATGACCTTGCTGCAGTCATTACCATCCAGAGGAAGCTCTTTGGCATGGAGAGAGACCTTGCTGCCATTCAAGCCAAGTTAGATTTCCTGCATGGTGAGGCAGAGAAGCTTGTGATGGACCATCCAGAAAATGCTTCTGATATCCTTGCCAGACAGGCAGATCTGGACACAGCCTGGGACACACTGAAACGCACCTTGAAAGACCGTGAGGACTCTCTTGGGGAAGTCAGCAAGCTGCAGACCTTCCTACAGGAGATGGATGATTTTCAGGCCTGGCTGTTCAAGACGCAGAAGGCTATTGCATCTGAGGAAATGCCAGATAGTTTGCCAGAGGCTGAGCAGTTCCTGAGTCTTAATGATGCTTTGAAGGATGATATGGATGGCCATGAGGAAGACTACCATCGTGTTAGGGACACGGGAGCAGCTGTGATTCAGGATCAAGAATATGATCCTCAGTACCAGCAACTGGAGCAAAGGCTGGAGGGTCTCGATAAGGGCTGGGATGAGCTACACAAGATGTGGGACAGCCGCAAGAACTTCCTAAATCAGGGTCTAGGCTTTCAGCAGTTTATGAGAGATGCAAAGCAGGCTGAGAGCATCTTAAATAACCAG GAATACACTTTAGCCCATGTAGACATGCATGACACCTTAGACGGAGCAGAGAAGGCCCTGAAGAAGCATGAGGACTTTGTAACCACCATGGATGCTAATGAGGAGAAGATACTGAGCACTATAGAGACTGGACAGAGGCTGGTGGACAGTGGTAACCTTTACTCAGGAAGGGTAAAAGACAAGATGGACTCTATTAAAGACAG GCACAGCAAGAATGTAGACAAAGCCAAGGAAGTCTCAGGGAAACTCAAAGACAACAGGGAACTTCAGCACTTCCTTCAAAACACCCAAGAT CTTACACTGTGGATAAATGAGAAGATGCTGACTGCACAGGATACATCATATGATGAGGCTCGAAACCTACATAGCAAGTGGCAAAAACACCAGGCCTTCATGGCAGAACTTGCATCCAACAAGGATTGGCTTCATAACATTGATCAG GAGGGACAAGAACTGATGGAATCCAAGCCTGAGTGTGAGCCTATTGTAATGGACCGTCTTGCTAATCTTCATGAACTGTGGGATAAACTGGAGAGCACCACACAGGAGAAGGCTCGTCTGCTGTTTGACGCAAACCGCTCAGAGTTGTTTGACCAAAGCTTGACTGACCTGAAGAAATGGTTGGCTGATCTGCAGCAGCACCTCCATGGTGATGTGGATGAAGAAGTGAAGGATCTTACCAGTGCCAACATCCTGCTGAAGAAACATCAG ATGACAGACAATCAAGTTCGGGATCGTGCACGTGAGCTCGAGAAGCTTCAGGAAGCTGTACAGCAGCATGCCTCTCTTAGAGAGGACCGACCTGAGCTTGAGGCAGAGCAGCAAACTCTTCAGAGGGAATTCCAGAAGCTCCTCACACCTCTTGCCCAACGCAGGGGCAAATTGGAGGCTGCTAAGGCTGTGCACCAGTTCTTTAGAGACCTTGCAGATGAGATA CTCTGGGTTAATGAGAGGTTACCAATGGCAATGGCAGAGGATCATGGCAACAATCTTCAGAGTGTTCAGCTTCTACTTAAGAAGAACCAG TCACTACAAAAGGAGATTGACGGTCACCAGCCACGCATTGATGAAGTGCTAGAGCGTGGCCAGCGAATGGTAGTGGCAGCGGAAGGCAGTCCAGAGGCAGAGAGCATGTCAGATGAGATGAGGAAACTCCAAAACATATGGGGAAAACTGCAGAATGAGATGGCCAAACGGAGAGCTCGGCTGAATGGCTCCAATGAGGCTCAGCAGTATTACAATGATGCAGATGAGGCTGAAGCCTGGATCGGGGAACAAGAACTCTACATGATTGCTGATGAGAAGGCCAAG GATGAGCAGAGTGCTATGATCATGCTGAAGCGCCACCTGCTCCTGAAGCAGACCGTGGATGACTATGCACAGTCCATCCAGCAGTTGTCAGACCGTGCTCAGACGATGCTGGCTGAAGATCACCCAGAGGG TGAGGCCATCATCCGAAGGCAAGGGCAAGTAGATAAGCAGTATGCTGGGCTGAAGGAGCTGGCAGAGGACCGCAAAAAGAAGCTGGACCACATATTCCATCATTTCCTGCTGAGCCGTGAAGTGGAGGAGCTTGAGCATTGGATTGCAGAGCGTGACGTGGTGGCCTCTTCACAAGAAATGGGCCAAGACCTTGACCATGTGATG ATTCTGCGAGATAAGTTCCGGGAGTTTGCACGGGAAACAGGGACAGTGGGTCAGGAATGTGTAGATGCTGTGAATCGGATCATAGATGAGCTGATCGAAGCAGGCCACAGTGAGGCGGCGACCATGGCAGAGTGGAAGGATGGAGTCAATGAGAGCTGGGCAGATTTGTTAGAGCTCATCGACACCCGGGCTCAGCTTCTCACAACCTCCTATGACCTTCTAAA GTATTTTTATGATGGGAAGGAGCTGGTTGCTCATATCCACGAAAAGAAGAATGAGCTTCCTGATGATCTGGGAGAGGACTTCAGCAAGGCAGAGTCATTCCACCGCATGCATGCTGCATTTGAGAGGGACATCAGCTCCCTAGGCAAACAG GTGAAACAGTTCCAGGAGACTGCAACTCGACTGCACGCCCAATATGCAGGAGATCAGGCCACTGCCATTAAGGAAACTGAAAAAGAGGTGGTGGAGGCTTGGAAGGGTCTGTTGGATGCTTGTGAGGGCAGAAGGAAGCGGCTAGAGGATACAGCTGACAAATTCCGCTTCTTCACCATGGTGAGAGACCTGATGGCCTGGATGGAGAGCATCATTCAGCAGATAGAGACCCAGGAAAAGCCAAG AGATGTGTCCTCAGTGGAGCTCCTGATGAAATATCACCAAGGAATTCGAGCAGAGATTGAGACACGGGGGCCAATGTTTAATCAGTGTGTGGAGCTGGGATGTGCTCTCCTGGAACGCAAGCACAAGGACTCTGCAGAG ATCAAGGAAAAGTGGATGCAACTAATAGAGAAAAGGAAAGAGATGATGCTCAAGTGGGATGACAGACGGGAATGGCTAAGACTTT TGTTAGAGGTATGTCAGTTTGCTCGGGATGCATCTGTGGCAGAGGCCTGGCTAATAGCCCAGGAGCCATACGTGGCCAGCAGGGATCTGGGAGAGACAGTGGACGAGGTCGAAAAACTTCTCAAGAGGCATGAGGCCTTTGAGAAATCCACTGCTACATGGGAGGAGCGTTTCTCAGCACTGGAACGTCTCACAACA TTGGAGCTCTTGCAAATTCGAAAGCAACAACAGGACATGCAACAGTACAGACAAGAGGGGGAGAAAGAAAGCAG GAGAGAAGACACAGGCTTTGTGGAGGATTCCTCACAACTCTACACCATAGAAGAGCAGTCTCTG TCTGGTATGGAAGTAATAGAGCCTAGTTCTGGCAGAGGTGATGGCACAGCAGGGGACTCCACTGTTCCACTTGTCTCAGAAATACAGGAAAGTGGCTCACTAGAGCTGGACCCCTCCACATCCATTCAAGTTACCAGAGAGACAGAAAAGGCAGTCACTCTTCCCACTGAATCTTCACAAGCTCAGCCAGTCCTGCTGGAGGGAACTCTAGGCCGCAAACATGAGATGGAGGGACCTAATAAGAAGGCATCCAATAG GTCCTGGAACAACCTTTACTGTGTGCTCAAACCAGGACAGCTCTCTGCCTACAAGGATGCTAAGAGCTTTAGTCATAGTGTGACTTACCACGGTGAGGAACCCTTGACCCTCACCGATGCTACATGCGAGGTGTTGACCAACTACAAGAAAAAGAAGCAGGTGTTCAAGCTTAG ACTTGGAGATGGAAGTGAGTATCTGTTCCAGTGTAAAGATGAG GAGGAGCTTCAGAACTGGACTCAGGCTATAGAGCAGGCAGCACAACCGGTGACAGAGGAACCAGTTGCAGGGCCATCAGGAGTGAAGGCACAAAGCCTACCCCCACCTTCTACTTCCACTACTCTAGAGGTCCCCTCTACCAAGAAGGACAAGGAGAAAAGGTTTAGTTTGTTCACTAAGAAGAAATAA